The following are from one region of the Salvia hispanica cultivar TCC Black 2014 chromosome 1, UniMelb_Shisp_WGS_1.0, whole genome shotgun sequence genome:
- the LOC125202839 gene encoding heptahelical transmembrane protein 4-like isoform X3 — translation MPALHKLREELKTSLPSMNLSPYLSNWHIMELLSNCLPENLNYSNHTDTCVLHNMKEDVANIIAPLLVRPITRWPFFAFLGGAMFCLLASSTCHLLSCHSERLAYFMLRLDYAGIAALISTSFYPPVYYSFMCYPFFCNLYMGFITLLGIGTVLASLLPVFQTPEYRTFRASLFFAMGFSGAAPILHKLILFWHQPEALHTTGYEVLMGLFYGVGALVYAMRIPERWMPGKFDLAGHSHQLFHVLVVAGAYTHYRAGLVYLRWRDLQGC, via the exons ATGCCCGCTCTTCACAAACTTCGAGAGGAGTTGAAAACTTCATTGCCTTCAATGAACTTGTCACCATACTTATCCAACTGGCACATTATGGAACTCCTCTCTAACTGTTTACCTGAGAATCTGAATTACAGCAACCACACTGATACTTGTGTTCTG CATAATATGAAAGAGGATGTGGCGAACATAATAGCTCCATTGTTGGTGAGGCCAATCACGCGTTGGCCGTTCTTTGCTTTCTTGGGTGGGGCTATGTTCTGCTTGCTAGCCAGCAGCACATGCCATTTGCTCTCCTGTCACTCTGAACGCCTAGCATACTTCATGCTTCGGCTAGACTATGCAGGGATCGCTGCCCTCATCTCGACATCCTTCTACCCGCCCGTCTACTACTCCTTCATGTGCTATCCTTTCTTCTGCAATCTCTACATGGGGTTCATTACTTTACTAGGAATTGGGACAGTCCTGGCATCCCTTCTCCCAGTGTTCCAAACACCTGAATACCGCACCTTCCGAGCATCCCTTTTCTTCGCGATGGGTTTCTCCGGTGCAGCCCCCATCTTACACAAGTTAATCCTGTTCTGGCACCAGCCAGAGGCACTCCACACAACTGGATACGAAGTTTTGATGGGGCTATTTTATGGCGTAGGAGCACTGGTGTATGCAATGAGAATCCCGGAGAGATGGATGCCGGGGAAGTTTGACCTTGCCGGGCACAGTCACCAGCTCTTCCATGTTCTAGTCGTAGCCGGGGCTTATACGCATTATCGTGCCGGACTTGTGTATCTTAGGTGGAGAGACCTGCAAGGATGCTGA
- the LOC125202840 gene encoding anaphase-promoting complex subunit 13, giving the protein MADLSLGILIDIVDEEWMRDTLPDDDLPLPPLIDSRTDDAEDSNQENQPVEADAWHDLALGNQ; this is encoded by the exons ATGGCGGATTTAAGCTTGGGCATCCTCATAGACATTGTGGATGAAGAATGGATGAGAGATACTCTTCCTGATGATG ATCTTCCATTACCGCCTCTAATTGATTCTAGGACTGATGACGCCGAAGATTCAA ACCAGGAAAACCAACCAGTTGAGGCTGATGCTTGGCATGATCTTGCACTGGGTAACCAATGA
- the LOC125203294 gene encoding NADH dehydrogenase [ubiquinone] iron-sulfur protein 4, mitochondrial-like, translating to MASSLRRLASDSIKISRSARAFSTESALVETKPGEIGTVSGIPQEHLRRKVMIFSPARTATQQGAGKVGRWKINFLSTQKWENPLMGWTSTGDPYANVGDSALSFDSQEAAVSFAERHGWDYTVKKHHTPLLKVKAYADNFKWKGPPKSEAS from the exons ATGGCGAGCTCTCTTCGGCGGCTGGCGAGTGATTCCATTAAGATTTCTAGATCGGCAAGAGCATTCTCCACGGAAAGCGCATTGGTCGAAACAAAACCCGGCGAGATCGGTACGGTTTCGGGCATCCCCCAAGAGCACCTCCGCCGAAAG GTTATGATATTCTCACCTGCCAGAACTGCTACTCAGCAAGGAGCTGGGAAGGTCGGTAGATGGAAAATCAATTTCCTGTCCACGCAAAA ATGGGAGAATCCACTTATGGGTTGGACATCCACTGGAGACCCATATGCCAATGTTGGGGATTCTGCACTAAGCTTTGACAGTCAAGAAGCTGCAGTATCATTTGCTGAGAGACATGGTTGGGATTACACG GTCAAGAAGCACCACACCCCATTATTGAAG GTGAAGGCATACGCAGACAACTTCAAATGGAAGGGCCCTCCTAAGTCCGAGGCGAGCTAA
- the LOC125203916 gene encoding uncharacterized protein LOC125203916, whose amino-acid sequence MPTPTTLFLCFITLSHLAFLSAGADSELSSAANGPATLQLSPTLIVENSPGSKPGAKIKCGRVLIHGLPRIKHLNKFANSMKVKVSHATSTGRPPNIYVCFHRNVTLEIGMCPHDQWERLSNGSWIKPMSPFDHKVIDIRMGASYSENIQVSLDEEFFLYRIIFLISGIVLMSLASMLSKSLVFYYSGAMAAGALLVILMVLFQGMKLLPTGRKGSFAIVLYSSFVGAGTFLLGYVPRLLRSLLVEIGLSEDMYYPLLIFLIIFLLIAGSWLGFWAVRKLVITDDGSIDDGVSQFATWSIRIISSVLILQSSIDPLLAIDALIGGILFSLGLRSIQPKLVRRAYKKLSRSTKSNVREPVYPYGSPIANSSASRPPIRTSYTPIQGQTSKSPIKDSETFYSSFHDAPYQRKFAKDEWEAFTKESTRKALEELVASPDFNRWAVSHADRITLAPKKEDAYKQRRWFQWL is encoded by the exons ATGCCTACTCCAACAACACTGTTTCTATGCTTTATTACACTCTCGCATTTGGCGTTTCTCTCCGCGGGAGCTGATTCTGAACTCTCCTCAG CTGCTAATGGGCCTGCGACATTGCAGCTATCTCCCACCTTGATAGTGGAAAATTCTCCAGGTTCCAAGCCTGGAGCTAAAATTAAATGTGGGAGAGTTCTAATTCATGGTTTGCCTAGGATCAAACATTTAAACAAGTTTGCTAATTCAATGAAGGTAAAAGTTTCGCATGCAACCTCAACTGGCCGTCCACCAAATATATATGTCTGTTTCCACAG GAATGTAACTCTTGAGATAGGAATGTGCCCACACGACCAGTGGGAAAGACTTTCAAATGGGTCATGGATTAAACCAATGTCTCCTTTTGATCACAAAGTCATAGACATAAGGATGGGGGCTTCTTATTCTGAAAATATTCAAGTTTCTCTTGATGAAG AGTTCTTTTTGTATAGGATAATATTCCTAATTTCTGGAATAGTGTTGATGAGTTTGGCTTCTATGCTCAGCAAGTCCTTAGTTTTCTATTACAGTGGTGCCATGGCTGCAGGGGCTTTACTTGTGATATTAATGGTCCTTTTCCAG GGGATGAAGCTACTTCCAACTGGCCGAAAAGGCTCATTTGCAATAGTTTTGTACTCCTCCTTT GTTGGCGCGGGAACCTTTCTACTTGGCTATGTGCCAAGATTGCTACGTTCACTATTGGTCGAGATTGGACTTTCAGAAGATATGTATTATCCT CTGCTAATTTTTCTGATTATTTTCCTTCTAATTGCTGGATCTTGGTTGGGTTTTTGGGCTGTACGCAAGCTTGTAATCACGGATGATGGATCTATTGATGATGGTGTATCTCAATTTGCCACTTGGTCAATTCGTATTATTTCCTCTGTCTTGATCCTTCAG AGCTCTATAGATCCTTTATTGGCAATAGATGCATTGATTGGTggaattttattctctttggGGTTGAGGTCCATCCAGCCGAAGCTTGTTCGCCGTGCTTACAA AAAGTTAAGTAGATCGACCAAGAGCAACGTGAGAGAACCTGTTTATCCATATGGATCGCCAATTGCCAATTCTTCTGCCTCCAGACCTCCAATCAGAACTTCATATACTCCTATTCAAG GTCAAACTAGTAAGTCACCAATAAAAGATTCGGAGACTTTCTATTCTTCATTCCACGATGCTCCTTATCAAAGAAAATTTGCCAAGGATGAATGGGAAGCATTCACAAAGGAGTCCACACGCAAAGCCTTGGAAGAGCTGGTTGCTTCACCAGATTTCAACAGATGGGCTGTCTCCCATGCCGATAGGATAACCCTAGCTCCTAAGAAAGAGGATGCATATAAGCAGAGGAGATGGTTTCAGTGGTTATAA
- the LOC125202839 gene encoding heptahelical transmembrane protein ADIPOR3-like isoform X2, whose protein sequence is MGKNEANRSAVKSCDASDDNSGEGKGKKLWKKVKYQLVEYHALPGYLKDNEYILAHYRAEWPLKQALLSIFSIHNETLNVWTHLLGFFLFLSLTIYTAMKVPNVVDLNLPSALRNADFQKLHADLITCLPSLPHMPALHKLREELKTSLPSMNLSPYLSNWHIMELLSNCLPENLNYSNHTDTCVLHNMKEDVANIIAPLLVRPITRWPFFAFLGGAMFCLLASSTCHLLSCHSERLAYFMLRLDYAGIAALISTSFYPPVYYSFMCYPFFCNLYMGFITLLGIGTVLASLLPVFQTPEYRTFRASLFFAMGFSGALVYAMRIPERWMPGKFDLAGHSHQLFHVLVVAGAYTHYRAGLVYLRWRDLQGC, encoded by the exons ATGGGCAAGAATGAAGCGAATCGCAGTGCGGTGAAATCGTGCGATGCATCTGATGATAATTCAGGGGAAGGGAAAGGAAAGAAATTGTGGAAGAAGGTGAAATACCAGCTGGTGGAGTACCATGCGCTGCCTGGATATTTGAAGGATAATGAGTATATCCTTGCTCATTACAGAGCTGAATGGCCTTTGAAGCAGGCCTTGCTCAGCATTTTCTCCATTCACAATGAGACCCTCAACGTCTGGAC GCATTTGCTTGGCTTcttccttttcctctctctaaCCATTTACACTGCTATGAAGGTTCCAAATGTCGTGGACCTGAATTTGCCGAGTGCGCTCAGAAATGCTGATTTTCAGAAATTGCATGCAGATCTCATTACTTGCCTCCCATCCTTGCCACATATGCCCGCTCTTCACAAACTTCGAGAGGAGTTGAAAACTTCATTGCCTTCAATGAACTTGTCACCATACTTATCCAACTGGCACATTATGGAACTCCTCTCTAACTGTTTACCTGAGAATCTGAATTACAGCAACCACACTGATACTTGTGTTCTG CATAATATGAAAGAGGATGTGGCGAACATAATAGCTCCATTGTTGGTGAGGCCAATCACGCGTTGGCCGTTCTTTGCTTTCTTGGGTGGGGCTATGTTCTGCTTGCTAGCCAGCAGCACATGCCATTTGCTCTCCTGTCACTCTGAACGCCTAGCATACTTCATGCTTCGGCTAGACTATGCAGGGATCGCTGCCCTCATCTCGACATCCTTCTACCCGCCCGTCTACTACTCCTTCATGTGCTATCCTTTCTTCTGCAATCTCTACATGGGGTTCATTACTTTACTAGGAATTGGGACAGTCCTGGCATCCCTTCTCCCAGTGTTCCAAACACCTGAATACCGCACCTTCCGAGCATCCCTTTTCTTCGCGATGGGTTTCTCCG GAGCACTGGTGTATGCAATGAGAATCCCGGAGAGATGGATGCCGGGGAAGTTTGACCTTGCCGGGCACAGTCACCAGCTCTTCCATGTTCTAGTCGTAGCCGGGGCTTATACGCATTATCGTGCCGGACTTGTGTATCTTAGGTGGAGAGACCTGCAAGGATGCTGA
- the LOC125202839 gene encoding heptahelical transmembrane protein 4-like isoform X1 gives MGKNEANRSAVKSCDASDDNSGEGKGKKLWKKVKYQLVEYHALPGYLKDNEYILAHYRAEWPLKQALLSIFSIHNETLNVWTHLLGFFLFLSLTIYTAMKVPNVVDLNLPSALRNADFQKLHADLITCLPSLPHMPALHKLREELKTSLPSMNLSPYLSNWHIMELLSNCLPENLNYSNHTDTCVLHNMKEDVANIIAPLLVRPITRWPFFAFLGGAMFCLLASSTCHLLSCHSERLAYFMLRLDYAGIAALISTSFYPPVYYSFMCYPFFCNLYMGFITLLGIGTVLASLLPVFQTPEYRTFRASLFFAMGFSGAAPILHKLILFWHQPEALHTTGYEVLMGLFYGVGALVYAMRIPERWMPGKFDLAGHSHQLFHVLVVAGAYTHYRAGLVYLRWRDLQGC, from the exons ATGGGCAAGAATGAAGCGAATCGCAGTGCGGTGAAATCGTGCGATGCATCTGATGATAATTCAGGGGAAGGGAAAGGAAAGAAATTGTGGAAGAAGGTGAAATACCAGCTGGTGGAGTACCATGCGCTGCCTGGATATTTGAAGGATAATGAGTATATCCTTGCTCATTACAGAGCTGAATGGCCTTTGAAGCAGGCCTTGCTCAGCATTTTCTCCATTCACAATGAGACCCTCAACGTCTGGAC GCATTTGCTTGGCTTcttccttttcctctctctaaCCATTTACACTGCTATGAAGGTTCCAAATGTCGTGGACCTGAATTTGCCGAGTGCGCTCAGAAATGCTGATTTTCAGAAATTGCATGCAGATCTCATTACTTGCCTCCCATCCTTGCCACATATGCCCGCTCTTCACAAACTTCGAGAGGAGTTGAAAACTTCATTGCCTTCAATGAACTTGTCACCATACTTATCCAACTGGCACATTATGGAACTCCTCTCTAACTGTTTACCTGAGAATCTGAATTACAGCAACCACACTGATACTTGTGTTCTG CATAATATGAAAGAGGATGTGGCGAACATAATAGCTCCATTGTTGGTGAGGCCAATCACGCGTTGGCCGTTCTTTGCTTTCTTGGGTGGGGCTATGTTCTGCTTGCTAGCCAGCAGCACATGCCATTTGCTCTCCTGTCACTCTGAACGCCTAGCATACTTCATGCTTCGGCTAGACTATGCAGGGATCGCTGCCCTCATCTCGACATCCTTCTACCCGCCCGTCTACTACTCCTTCATGTGCTATCCTTTCTTCTGCAATCTCTACATGGGGTTCATTACTTTACTAGGAATTGGGACAGTCCTGGCATCCCTTCTCCCAGTGTTCCAAACACCTGAATACCGCACCTTCCGAGCATCCCTTTTCTTCGCGATGGGTTTCTCCGGTGCAGCCCCCATCTTACACAAGTTAATCCTGTTCTGGCACCAGCCAGAGGCACTCCACACAACTGGATACGAAGTTTTGATGGGGCTATTTTATGGCGTAGGAGCACTGGTGTATGCAATGAGAATCCCGGAGAGATGGATGCCGGGGAAGTTTGACCTTGCCGGGCACAGTCACCAGCTCTTCCATGTTCTAGTCGTAGCCGGGGCTTATACGCATTATCGTGCCGGACTTGTGTATCTTAGGTGGAGAGACCTGCAAGGATGCTGA